Proteins from a genomic interval of Yoonia sp. GPGPB17:
- the bchO gene encoding alpha/beta fold hydrolase BchO: protein MRWPDDARDWPLTAYSRQILHRPHRWHVQEHGEGPLILLIHGAGGATQSFRGLFPLLARTHRVVAVDLPGQGFTQLGAQQRCGLDHMSHDLLALCRNQGWMPDIVVGHSAGTAIALRMWELGMQPREGIVGINAALGNFKGMAGWLFPMMAKALAVTPFSAGLFASTTTRASVRNLVEGTGSTLDQDGLELYYRLATDKGHVDATLSMMAQWSLDGLLSRLEQIDIRVHLIVGLADKAVPPDISRRAVERLPKGYLTELPDLGHLAHEEDPEQVARVILET, encoded by the coding sequence ATGCGCTGGCCCGATGATGCCCGGGACTGGCCTCTGACAGCTTATTCACGCCAAATCCTGCATCGTCCACATCGTTGGCATGTTCAGGAACATGGAGAAGGCCCGCTCATCCTACTGATCCATGGTGCAGGCGGCGCCACGCAGAGTTTTCGGGGGCTGTTTCCGCTGTTGGCAAGAACACACCGTGTTGTGGCCGTAGATCTGCCCGGGCAGGGGTTTACCCAACTTGGCGCCCAGCAGCGTTGCGGGCTGGATCATATGTCCCATGACCTGCTGGCGCTATGCCGCAACCAAGGTTGGATGCCCGATATCGTCGTCGGGCACTCTGCCGGAACGGCGATTGCGTTGCGCATGTGGGAACTTGGCATGCAGCCCCGCGAGGGTATTGTCGGGATCAATGCGGCCCTTGGCAATTTCAAAGGTATGGCAGGCTGGCTTTTCCCGATGATGGCCAAGGCGCTTGCTGTTACGCCCTTCAGCGCCGGTTTGTTCGCCAGCACGACAACTCGCGCCAGCGTGCGCAACCTAGTGGAAGGGACAGGCTCGACGCTTGATCAAGATGGACTGGAGCTCTACTATCGACTTGCCACCGACAAAGGACATGTCGATGCGACCTTATCCATGATGGCACAGTGGTCGCTTGATGGGTTGCTGTCGCGGCTTGAACAGATTGATATCCGCGTGCATTTGATCGTCGGTTTGGCTGACAAAGCAGTGCCACCGGACATCAGCAGAAGGGCTGTCGAAAGACTGCCAAAGGGCTATCTGACTGAGTTGCCTGACCTCGGCCATCTGGCGCATGAAGAGGATCCCGAACAGGTCGCGCGCGTCATTCTTGAAACGTAA